One Ictalurus punctatus breed USDA103 chromosome 10, Coco_2.0, whole genome shotgun sequence genomic region harbors:
- the cherp gene encoding calcium homeostasis endoplasmic reticulum protein isoform X2 — protein sequence MDISTPPEDQELRNVIDKLAQFVARNGPEFEKMTMEKQKDNPKFSFLFGGEYFGYYKYKLAIEQQQHPTTHDDEYKMEVLCKPPGKEAPDVPPPITMLPPPPIPPSTPSVEELIQQSQWNLQQQEQHLHSLRQEQVNAAVVLAMEQQMQKLLVETQQDMAEFDSLLQPIIDTCTKDAISAGKNWMFNNAKSPQHCELMTAHLRNRITADTAHFELRLHLIYLINDVLHHCQRKNQRDLLAALQKVVVPIYCTSFLAVEEDKQQKITRLLQLWEKNGYFDEVTIQQLQSPALGLGQYQASLITEYAAVVQPVQLAFQQQIQVLKTQHEEFVANLKQQQSVAVAAAAAAVGQLAPSEPEVKGGNQSSLTAQPDVKPPMTGPPPGDYDGSQTRPPDSNPSASSDIPSSKPGWFDPQHGMPSWNPQQPPPFDPTQAPPPCPPWNSHEGMWNEREPSWSSPRDGGPGGPGGPWSSQNEPPPSWSGQFDQPPWSNQPDQPPWSQREPPFRMQRPPHFRGPFPPHQQPPPFNQPPPPHNFNRFPPRFMQDDFPPRHHFDRPPFPPHRFDYPQGDFPGEMGPPHHHPNQRIPPPGMAEHPPWGSNQHPDFGPPPHGFNGQSHHMRRQNPSHVNQDDPSLVPNVPYFDLPAGLMAPLVKLEDHDYKALDPKDIRLPPPMPPSERLLAAVEAFYSPPSHDRPRNSEGWEQNGLYEFFRAKMRARRKKEQEKRNSTRGSHSRSRSRSRGRSSSHSSSRSSKSSRSRSSRSRSRSRSYSRSRSRSRSRSRSRSRSRSRSRSRSRSRSPDRRRQAAKSRSPTPPSTSGLGSGPPAQPTDQRLGEENKGHQMLMKMGWSGSGGLGVKEQGIQDPIKGGDVRDRWDQFKGVGIPLDDPYVNYRRNKSYNFVARMKAREKVSRDTQESPATE from the exons ATGGATATTTCCACGCCTCCAGAAG ACCAAGAGCTCCGCAATGTCATCGACAAACTGGCCCAGTTCGTGGCCCGCAACGGACCTGAGTTTGAAAAGATGACCATGGAGAAACAGAAGGATAATCCAaaattctcttttctctttggAGGGGAGTATTTTGGTTACTACAAGTACAAGCTTGCGATTGAGCAGCAGCAGC ATCCAACCACTCATGATGATGAATATAAAATGGAAG TGCTTTGTAAGCCACCGGGTAAAGAAGCTCCTGATGTACCGCCCCCGATTACGatgcttcctcctcctcctatccCCCCCAGCACTCCTTCAGTAGAGGAGCTCATTCAGCAGAGTCAGTGGAACCtgcagcagcaggagcagcacCTGCACAGTCTCCGACAG GAGCAGGTAAATGCAGCCGTCGTGCTTGCCATGGAGCAGCAGATGCAGAAACTGTTGGTGGAAACGCAGCAGGACATGGCCGAGTTTGACAGCCTGCTTCAGCCGATCATCGACACATGCACCAAGGATGCCATTTCC GCTGGAAAGAACTGGATGTTCAACAATGCCAAGTCCCCACAACACTGTGAACTGATGACGGCACACCTCCGCAACCGCATCACAGCAGATACAGCGCACTTTGAGCTCCGCCTACACCTCATCTATCTCATAAACGATGTCCTGCACCACTG TCAGAGGAAGAACCAGAGGGATCTTTTGGCTGCCCTGCAGAAGGTTGTTGTGCCCATCTACTGCACCAGCTTCCTGGCAGTGGAGGAAGACAAGCAGCAGAAAATCACACGG TTGCTACAGCTATGGGAGAAGAACGGTTACTTTGACGAGGTCACCATCCAGCAGCTCCAGAGTCCGGCCCTGGGCTTGGGACAGTATCAG GCATCTCTGATTACGGAGTATGCTGCTGTGGTGCAGCCGGTGCAGTTGGCCTTTCAGCAGCAGATCCAGGTGCTGAAGACTCAGCACGAGGAGTTTGTGGCCAACCTGAAGCAGCAGCAGAGTGTCGCTGTGGCAGCCGCAGCAGCTGCTGTAGGCCAGTTAGCACCATCAGAGCCTGAGGTTAAAGGAGGGAACCAGTCCTCTCTGACTGCTCAGCCCG ATGTGAAGCCTCCAATGACAGGCCCACCTCCGGGTGATTATGATGGTTCTCAGACGAGACCACCTGACTCCAATCCTTCTGCCTCCTCTGATATTCCATCCTCAAAACCTGGCTGGTTTGATCCCCAGCATGGAATGCCATCATGGAACCCTCAGCAACCT CCACCGTTTGACCCCACTCAAGCTCCGCCTCCGTGCCCACCCTGGAACAGTCATGAGGGGATGTGGAATGAGAGGGAGCCAAGCTGGAGTAGCCCTCGTGATGGTGGCCCTGGAGGTCCAGGAGGCCCATGGAGTAGCCAAAACGAGCCTCCGCCCTCATGGAGCGGACAGTTTGACCAGCCACCCTGGAGCAATCAGCCTGATCAGCCACCCTGGAGCCAGAGAGAACCGCCTTTCCGCATGCAGCGGCCCCCACACTTCCGGGGGCCCTTCCCCCCACACCAGCAACCACCTCCATTCAACCAGCCACCTCCACCGCACAACTTCAACCGCTTCCCTCCACGCTTCATGCAGGACGATTTCCCACCCCGGCATCACTTTGACCGGCCGCCGTTCCCACCGCATCGGTTTGATTACCCACAGGGGGACTTTCCAGGGG AAATGGGTCCACCACACCACCACCCAAACCAGAGGATTCCTCCCCCAGGAATGGCTGAACATCCTCCATGGGGAAGTAACCAGCACCCAGACTTTGGGCCCCCACCACATGGCTTTAATGGCCAGTCACACCACATGAGACGGCAGAATCCCTCACATGTGAACCAGGACGACCCCAGTCTGGTGCCCAACGTTCCCTACTTCGACCTACCCGCAGGCCTCATGGCCCCTCTTGTGAAA TTGGAAGATCATGACTACAAGGCTCTGGATCCTAAAGACATCCGCCTGCCTCCTCCCATGCCCCCCAGTGAACGTCTTCTGGCTGCTGTGGAGGCCTTTTACAGTCCACCTTCCCATGACAGACCCAGGAACAG TGAGGGCTGGGAGCAGAACGGCCTGTATGAGTTCTTCAGAGCCAAGATGAGAGCAAGGAGAAAAAAGGAACAAGAGAAACGCAACAG CACACGAGGCAGTCACTCACGGAGCCGCTCCCGTAGTCGAGGCAGATCATCGTCGCACTCCAGCTCCCGCTCCTCCAAATCGTCGCGCTCCAGGTCTTCCAGATCCCGGTCGCGATCGCGCTCCTACTCCAGATCTCGATCCAG AAGCAGGAGCCGCTCCAGGTCAAGGTCCAGAAGCCGCTCCCGCTCCAGATCACGCTCCAGATCACGCTCACCTGACCGACGACGACAAGCTGCAAAGTCCCGTAGCCCTACGCCACC GTCCACCTCCGGCTTAGGCTCTGGACCCCCGGCTCAACCTACAGATCAGAGGCTGGGTGAGGAGAACAAGGGACATCAGATGCTCATGAAAATGG GTTGGAGCGGCTCTGGAGGGCTCGGAGTGAAAGAGCAGGGCATTCAGGATCCTATTAAGGGAGGCGACGTGCGGGACAGGTGGGATCAGTTCAAAGGCGTCGGAATTCCCTTGGATGATCCATATGTCAACTACAGAAGAAACAAAAGCTACAACTTTGTTGCGCGGATGAAAGCCAGAGAGAAAG TGAGTCGGGACACACAGGAATCTCCAGCTACAGAATAA
- the cherp gene encoding calcium homeostasis endoplasmic reticulum protein isoform X1, protein MDISTPPEDQELRNVIDKLAQFVARNGPEFEKMTMEKQKDNPKFSFLFGGEYFGYYKYKLAIEQQQHPTTHDDEYKMEVLCKPPGKEAPDVPPPITMLPPPPIPPSTPSVEELIQQSQWNLQQQEQHLHSLRQEQVNAAVVLAMEQQMQKLLVETQQDMAEFDSLLQPIIDTCTKDAISAGKNWMFNNAKSPQHCELMTAHLRNRITADTAHFELRLHLIYLINDVLHHCQRKNQRDLLAALQKVVVPIYCTSFLAVEEDKQQKITRLLQLWEKNGYFDEVTIQQLQSPALGLGQYQASLITEYAAVVQPVQLAFQQQIQVLKTQHEEFVANLKQQQSVAVAAAAAAVGQLAPSEPEVKGGNQSSLTAQPADVKPPMTGPPPGDYDGSQTRPPDSNPSASSDIPSSKPGWFDPQHGMPSWNPQQPPPFDPTQAPPPCPPWNSHEGMWNEREPSWSSPRDGGPGGPGGPWSSQNEPPPSWSGQFDQPPWSNQPDQPPWSQREPPFRMQRPPHFRGPFPPHQQPPPFNQPPPPHNFNRFPPRFMQDDFPPRHHFDRPPFPPHRFDYPQGDFPGEMGPPHHHPNQRIPPPGMAEHPPWGSNQHPDFGPPPHGFNGQSHHMRRQNPSHVNQDDPSLVPNVPYFDLPAGLMAPLVKLEDHDYKALDPKDIRLPPPMPPSERLLAAVEAFYSPPSHDRPRNSEGWEQNGLYEFFRAKMRARRKKEQEKRNSTRGSHSRSRSRSRGRSSSHSSSRSSKSSRSRSSRSRSRSRSYSRSRSRSRSRSRSRSRSRSRSRSRSRSRSPDRRRQAAKSRSPTPPSTSGLGSGPPAQPTDQRLGEENKGHQMLMKMGWSGSGGLGVKEQGIQDPIKGGDVRDRWDQFKGVGIPLDDPYVNYRRNKSYNFVARMKAREKVSRDTQESPATE, encoded by the exons ATGGATATTTCCACGCCTCCAGAAG ACCAAGAGCTCCGCAATGTCATCGACAAACTGGCCCAGTTCGTGGCCCGCAACGGACCTGAGTTTGAAAAGATGACCATGGAGAAACAGAAGGATAATCCAaaattctcttttctctttggAGGGGAGTATTTTGGTTACTACAAGTACAAGCTTGCGATTGAGCAGCAGCAGC ATCCAACCACTCATGATGATGAATATAAAATGGAAG TGCTTTGTAAGCCACCGGGTAAAGAAGCTCCTGATGTACCGCCCCCGATTACGatgcttcctcctcctcctatccCCCCCAGCACTCCTTCAGTAGAGGAGCTCATTCAGCAGAGTCAGTGGAACCtgcagcagcaggagcagcacCTGCACAGTCTCCGACAG GAGCAGGTAAATGCAGCCGTCGTGCTTGCCATGGAGCAGCAGATGCAGAAACTGTTGGTGGAAACGCAGCAGGACATGGCCGAGTTTGACAGCCTGCTTCAGCCGATCATCGACACATGCACCAAGGATGCCATTTCC GCTGGAAAGAACTGGATGTTCAACAATGCCAAGTCCCCACAACACTGTGAACTGATGACGGCACACCTCCGCAACCGCATCACAGCAGATACAGCGCACTTTGAGCTCCGCCTACACCTCATCTATCTCATAAACGATGTCCTGCACCACTG TCAGAGGAAGAACCAGAGGGATCTTTTGGCTGCCCTGCAGAAGGTTGTTGTGCCCATCTACTGCACCAGCTTCCTGGCAGTGGAGGAAGACAAGCAGCAGAAAATCACACGG TTGCTACAGCTATGGGAGAAGAACGGTTACTTTGACGAGGTCACCATCCAGCAGCTCCAGAGTCCGGCCCTGGGCTTGGGACAGTATCAG GCATCTCTGATTACGGAGTATGCTGCTGTGGTGCAGCCGGTGCAGTTGGCCTTTCAGCAGCAGATCCAGGTGCTGAAGACTCAGCACGAGGAGTTTGTGGCCAACCTGAAGCAGCAGCAGAGTGTCGCTGTGGCAGCCGCAGCAGCTGCTGTAGGCCAGTTAGCACCATCAGAGCCTGAGGTTAAAGGAGGGAACCAGTCCTCTCTGACTGCTCAGCCCG CAGATGTGAAGCCTCCAATGACAGGCCCACCTCCGGGTGATTATGATGGTTCTCAGACGAGACCACCTGACTCCAATCCTTCTGCCTCCTCTGATATTCCATCCTCAAAACCTGGCTGGTTTGATCCCCAGCATGGAATGCCATCATGGAACCCTCAGCAACCT CCACCGTTTGACCCCACTCAAGCTCCGCCTCCGTGCCCACCCTGGAACAGTCATGAGGGGATGTGGAATGAGAGGGAGCCAAGCTGGAGTAGCCCTCGTGATGGTGGCCCTGGAGGTCCAGGAGGCCCATGGAGTAGCCAAAACGAGCCTCCGCCCTCATGGAGCGGACAGTTTGACCAGCCACCCTGGAGCAATCAGCCTGATCAGCCACCCTGGAGCCAGAGAGAACCGCCTTTCCGCATGCAGCGGCCCCCACACTTCCGGGGGCCCTTCCCCCCACACCAGCAACCACCTCCATTCAACCAGCCACCTCCACCGCACAACTTCAACCGCTTCCCTCCACGCTTCATGCAGGACGATTTCCCACCCCGGCATCACTTTGACCGGCCGCCGTTCCCACCGCATCGGTTTGATTACCCACAGGGGGACTTTCCAGGGG AAATGGGTCCACCACACCACCACCCAAACCAGAGGATTCCTCCCCCAGGAATGGCTGAACATCCTCCATGGGGAAGTAACCAGCACCCAGACTTTGGGCCCCCACCACATGGCTTTAATGGCCAGTCACACCACATGAGACGGCAGAATCCCTCACATGTGAACCAGGACGACCCCAGTCTGGTGCCCAACGTTCCCTACTTCGACCTACCCGCAGGCCTCATGGCCCCTCTTGTGAAA TTGGAAGATCATGACTACAAGGCTCTGGATCCTAAAGACATCCGCCTGCCTCCTCCCATGCCCCCCAGTGAACGTCTTCTGGCTGCTGTGGAGGCCTTTTACAGTCCACCTTCCCATGACAGACCCAGGAACAG TGAGGGCTGGGAGCAGAACGGCCTGTATGAGTTCTTCAGAGCCAAGATGAGAGCAAGGAGAAAAAAGGAACAAGAGAAACGCAACAG CACACGAGGCAGTCACTCACGGAGCCGCTCCCGTAGTCGAGGCAGATCATCGTCGCACTCCAGCTCCCGCTCCTCCAAATCGTCGCGCTCCAGGTCTTCCAGATCCCGGTCGCGATCGCGCTCCTACTCCAGATCTCGATCCAG AAGCAGGAGCCGCTCCAGGTCAAGGTCCAGAAGCCGCTCCCGCTCCAGATCACGCTCCAGATCACGCTCACCTGACCGACGACGACAAGCTGCAAAGTCCCGTAGCCCTACGCCACC GTCCACCTCCGGCTTAGGCTCTGGACCCCCGGCTCAACCTACAGATCAGAGGCTGGGTGAGGAGAACAAGGGACATCAGATGCTCATGAAAATGG GTTGGAGCGGCTCTGGAGGGCTCGGAGTGAAAGAGCAGGGCATTCAGGATCCTATTAAGGGAGGCGACGTGCGGGACAGGTGGGATCAGTTCAAAGGCGTCGGAATTCCCTTGGATGATCCATATGTCAACTACAGAAGAAACAAAAGCTACAACTTTGTTGCGCGGATGAAAGCCAGAGAGAAAG TGAGTCGGGACACACAGGAATCTCCAGCTACAGAATAA
- the cherp gene encoding calcium homeostasis endoplasmic reticulum protein isoform X3 — protein sequence MDISTPPEDQELRNVIDKLAQFVARNGPEFEKMTMEKQKDNPKFSFLFGGEYFGYYKYKLAIEQQQLLCKPPGKEAPDVPPPITMLPPPPIPPSTPSVEELIQQSQWNLQQQEQHLHSLRQEQVNAAVVLAMEQQMQKLLVETQQDMAEFDSLLQPIIDTCTKDAISAGKNWMFNNAKSPQHCELMTAHLRNRITADTAHFELRLHLIYLINDVLHHCQRKNQRDLLAALQKVVVPIYCTSFLAVEEDKQQKITRLLQLWEKNGYFDEVTIQQLQSPALGLGQYQASLITEYAAVVQPVQLAFQQQIQVLKTQHEEFVANLKQQQSVAVAAAAAAVGQLAPSEPEVKGGNQSSLTAQPADVKPPMTGPPPGDYDGSQTRPPDSNPSASSDIPSSKPGWFDPQHGMPSWNPQQPPPFDPTQAPPPCPPWNSHEGMWNEREPSWSSPRDGGPGGPGGPWSSQNEPPPSWSGQFDQPPWSNQPDQPPWSQREPPFRMQRPPHFRGPFPPHQQPPPFNQPPPPHNFNRFPPRFMQDDFPPRHHFDRPPFPPHRFDYPQGDFPGEMGPPHHHPNQRIPPPGMAEHPPWGSNQHPDFGPPPHGFNGQSHHMRRQNPSHVNQDDPSLVPNVPYFDLPAGLMAPLVKLEDHDYKALDPKDIRLPPPMPPSERLLAAVEAFYSPPSHDRPRNSEGWEQNGLYEFFRAKMRARRKKEQEKRNSTRGSHSRSRSRSRGRSSSHSSSRSSKSSRSRSSRSRSRSRSYSRSRSRSRSRSRSRSRSRSRSRSRSRSRSPDRRRQAAKSRSPTPPSTSGLGSGPPAQPTDQRLGEENKGHQMLMKMGWSGSGGLGVKEQGIQDPIKGGDVRDRWDQFKGVGIPLDDPYVNYRRNKSYNFVARMKAREKVSRDTQESPATE from the exons ATGGATATTTCCACGCCTCCAGAAG ACCAAGAGCTCCGCAATGTCATCGACAAACTGGCCCAGTTCGTGGCCCGCAACGGACCTGAGTTTGAAAAGATGACCATGGAGAAACAGAAGGATAATCCAaaattctcttttctctttggAGGGGAGTATTTTGGTTACTACAAGTACAAGCTTGCGATTGAGCAGCAGCAGC TGCTTTGTAAGCCACCGGGTAAAGAAGCTCCTGATGTACCGCCCCCGATTACGatgcttcctcctcctcctatccCCCCCAGCACTCCTTCAGTAGAGGAGCTCATTCAGCAGAGTCAGTGGAACCtgcagcagcaggagcagcacCTGCACAGTCTCCGACAG GAGCAGGTAAATGCAGCCGTCGTGCTTGCCATGGAGCAGCAGATGCAGAAACTGTTGGTGGAAACGCAGCAGGACATGGCCGAGTTTGACAGCCTGCTTCAGCCGATCATCGACACATGCACCAAGGATGCCATTTCC GCTGGAAAGAACTGGATGTTCAACAATGCCAAGTCCCCACAACACTGTGAACTGATGACGGCACACCTCCGCAACCGCATCACAGCAGATACAGCGCACTTTGAGCTCCGCCTACACCTCATCTATCTCATAAACGATGTCCTGCACCACTG TCAGAGGAAGAACCAGAGGGATCTTTTGGCTGCCCTGCAGAAGGTTGTTGTGCCCATCTACTGCACCAGCTTCCTGGCAGTGGAGGAAGACAAGCAGCAGAAAATCACACGG TTGCTACAGCTATGGGAGAAGAACGGTTACTTTGACGAGGTCACCATCCAGCAGCTCCAGAGTCCGGCCCTGGGCTTGGGACAGTATCAG GCATCTCTGATTACGGAGTATGCTGCTGTGGTGCAGCCGGTGCAGTTGGCCTTTCAGCAGCAGATCCAGGTGCTGAAGACTCAGCACGAGGAGTTTGTGGCCAACCTGAAGCAGCAGCAGAGTGTCGCTGTGGCAGCCGCAGCAGCTGCTGTAGGCCAGTTAGCACCATCAGAGCCTGAGGTTAAAGGAGGGAACCAGTCCTCTCTGACTGCTCAGCCCG CAGATGTGAAGCCTCCAATGACAGGCCCACCTCCGGGTGATTATGATGGTTCTCAGACGAGACCACCTGACTCCAATCCTTCTGCCTCCTCTGATATTCCATCCTCAAAACCTGGCTGGTTTGATCCCCAGCATGGAATGCCATCATGGAACCCTCAGCAACCT CCACCGTTTGACCCCACTCAAGCTCCGCCTCCGTGCCCACCCTGGAACAGTCATGAGGGGATGTGGAATGAGAGGGAGCCAAGCTGGAGTAGCCCTCGTGATGGTGGCCCTGGAGGTCCAGGAGGCCCATGGAGTAGCCAAAACGAGCCTCCGCCCTCATGGAGCGGACAGTTTGACCAGCCACCCTGGAGCAATCAGCCTGATCAGCCACCCTGGAGCCAGAGAGAACCGCCTTTCCGCATGCAGCGGCCCCCACACTTCCGGGGGCCCTTCCCCCCACACCAGCAACCACCTCCATTCAACCAGCCACCTCCACCGCACAACTTCAACCGCTTCCCTCCACGCTTCATGCAGGACGATTTCCCACCCCGGCATCACTTTGACCGGCCGCCGTTCCCACCGCATCGGTTTGATTACCCACAGGGGGACTTTCCAGGGG AAATGGGTCCACCACACCACCACCCAAACCAGAGGATTCCTCCCCCAGGAATGGCTGAACATCCTCCATGGGGAAGTAACCAGCACCCAGACTTTGGGCCCCCACCACATGGCTTTAATGGCCAGTCACACCACATGAGACGGCAGAATCCCTCACATGTGAACCAGGACGACCCCAGTCTGGTGCCCAACGTTCCCTACTTCGACCTACCCGCAGGCCTCATGGCCCCTCTTGTGAAA TTGGAAGATCATGACTACAAGGCTCTGGATCCTAAAGACATCCGCCTGCCTCCTCCCATGCCCCCCAGTGAACGTCTTCTGGCTGCTGTGGAGGCCTTTTACAGTCCACCTTCCCATGACAGACCCAGGAACAG TGAGGGCTGGGAGCAGAACGGCCTGTATGAGTTCTTCAGAGCCAAGATGAGAGCAAGGAGAAAAAAGGAACAAGAGAAACGCAACAG CACACGAGGCAGTCACTCACGGAGCCGCTCCCGTAGTCGAGGCAGATCATCGTCGCACTCCAGCTCCCGCTCCTCCAAATCGTCGCGCTCCAGGTCTTCCAGATCCCGGTCGCGATCGCGCTCCTACTCCAGATCTCGATCCAG AAGCAGGAGCCGCTCCAGGTCAAGGTCCAGAAGCCGCTCCCGCTCCAGATCACGCTCCAGATCACGCTCACCTGACCGACGACGACAAGCTGCAAAGTCCCGTAGCCCTACGCCACC GTCCACCTCCGGCTTAGGCTCTGGACCCCCGGCTCAACCTACAGATCAGAGGCTGGGTGAGGAGAACAAGGGACATCAGATGCTCATGAAAATGG GTTGGAGCGGCTCTGGAGGGCTCGGAGTGAAAGAGCAGGGCATTCAGGATCCTATTAAGGGAGGCGACGTGCGGGACAGGTGGGATCAGTTCAAAGGCGTCGGAATTCCCTTGGATGATCCATATGTCAACTACAGAAGAAACAAAAGCTACAACTTTGTTGCGCGGATGAAAGCCAGAGAGAAAG TGAGTCGGGACACACAGGAATCTCCAGCTACAGAATAA